The DNA region TGTTTCAAGTCATCTTCAACCCCGTGAGCGCCTCAGAAATGAGCGCCCTGCCCAAGGACCTCCAGCTCGACCTGTTAGCTGAGTTTCAGATTCTACCCGAGGACCTCAACACGCTGGATGGAGCCAGTTTCAGCACGATCCAGCGAGACGGACGCACCCTCCACCGCTTCCGCTGCCGGGATCACCGGATCTACTTCGAGCGTCATGCCGAGGGGATCTTGATTCGCCGGGTCCTGCACAAGAACACCATCCGCGATTTCCTCTTCCGCTCGAAGCTCCCCATGAATGAAGCCGAGGATAACGGAGATCAGGCGGAAACTACCGACCAGTTTTGGAAGATGATTCACGAGACATCGAGCGAAAGCGTGGACAAGGTCTGATGAATCCCTTCAACGGTGAAGCAGAACGACTGGCATCCTTCCCGGTCGCAAAGAAGCGTATCTTCCTCGGCCATGCAGGAGTGACGGCCCTGCCTGCCTGCGCGGCGCAGGCGATGAAGAGCTACATCGACTCCAGCAGCGAGGATCAGCAGGAGTTCGGAGGTGTGCTCAAGGAAGTGGCCCGTACTCGGGCGGACTCCGCAGACCTTCTGGGAGTCTCGGCGGAGGAGATAGCCCTACTCGGCCCTACATCCCTAGGACTCAGCCTCTTTGCTAACGGAATCGACTGGAAGAGCGGAGACGAAGTTGTCGTCTACGGCGACGACTATCCAGCCAATGTCTATCCCTGGCTGAACCTCCAGAGCCGTGGTGTCGTGATCAAGTGGCTGAAGACCGAATCCCTCGGCAAGATCACTCCCGAGAGCGTCGAGGCAGTCCTCACGCCGGCCACGCGACTCGTGGCGCTCGCCTCCTGTCATTTCCAGACCGGCTGGAGGATCGATATTTCTGCCATCAGCGCTCTTCTGCGCAAGCGGGGCATCCTCTTCTCGCTCGACGCTATCCAGACGCTCGGCGCCTTCCCCACCCCGGCGCGTGAGGTCGATTTCCTCTCGGCCGATGCCCACAAATGGCTACTCGGACCTCTGGCTGCCGGCATCGTCTATGTGGCGAAGGAACATTTCGAGACCTGCCGCCCCACGCTTCTCGGCTCCTGGAATATCAAGTCTCCCGACTTCCTGGCCCAGCGGACGATCGAGTTCGAGGAGGGAGGTCGCCGCTACGAACCGGGTGTCCTGAATGTGGCCGGCATCTACGGGATGAGGGCCTCGATCAGTCTCATCAGCGAGCAGGGGATCCCCGCCATCTCCGCGCTTATCCTAGAGCGGCGCGATCGTCTGGAAGTCGGTCTTGCAGGACTTGGCTTCGAGTTTCTTTCACCCCGAAGCCACGAGCCCCTCCGTTCCGGCATCCTTACCACGCGTTATCCTGCCAAGGATCCTGCCGAACTGATCGCGACCTTGGAGCAAGCCAGCATCTCGGCCTCCTATCGGAAGACCCGAGACCATGGCTTCTGGCTCCGATTCAGCCCTCACTTCTACAACACCGTCGAAGAGATCGACCGCGTCCTAGACGTCCTCTCGGAAGCCATAAAGTGACAAATCTGGAAATCAGGAACACAGAAAAAGAGTTTGAAAGCTTCAAGGGTTACCTTCAAATCCCGGCTCCGTCCGCTTTTCGGATTCTCTAGATTTCATCATTCATAATTCATCCTTCATCCTTTTTTCCCATGCTTCCCGTCGAGCACAACGACCCCGTAAACGCGGCCATCCTAACCATCTCCGAAGACAAGATCGCCGGATTCCATGAGGATCCTTTTGCCTTGGTGGCCGAGCGGTCAGGGCAACCCCTGGAGACCGTCTTGACAAGGATCCGGGCCATGCTCGAGGCAGGCACCATCCGCCGAGTCCGCCAGACCCTGATTGCGAACAACCTCGCCGAGGGCGCTCTGATAGCCTGGCGCGTTCCCGAGGAGAAGCTCGAAGCGGCGTTTGAATTCCTCTTTAAGTTGGATCCCTTCTCAGGCCATGTCGTGGTGCGCTCCACCGATGCCCGCATCGAGGGAGGGGCCTTCCGTCTCTGGACTACCCTCAAGGTCC from Verrucomicrobiota bacterium includes:
- a CDS encoding aminotransferase class V-fold PLP-dependent enzyme produces the protein MNPFNGEAERLASFPVAKKRIFLGHAGVTALPACAAQAMKSYIDSSSEDQQEFGGVLKEVARTRADSADLLGVSAEEIALLGPTSLGLSLFANGIDWKSGDEVVVYGDDYPANVYPWLNLQSRGVVIKWLKTESLGKITPESVEAVLTPATRLVALASCHFQTGWRIDISAISALLRKRGILFSLDAIQTLGAFPTPAREVDFLSADAHKWLLGPLAAGIVYVAKEHFETCRPTLLGSWNIKSPDFLAQRTIEFEEGGRRYEPGVLNVAGIYGMRASISLISEQGIPAISALILERRDRLEVGLAGLGFEFLSPRSHEPLRSGILTTRYPAKDPAELIATLEQASISASYRKTRDHGFWLRFSPHFYNTVEEIDRVLDVLSEAIK